In Paramormyrops kingsleyae isolate MSU_618 chromosome 5, PKINGS_0.4, whole genome shotgun sequence, one DNA window encodes the following:
- the rnaseh2a gene encoding ribonuclease H2 subunit A: MDLGDFEADNSVSCRLASAVPDICKTEDCCLGIDEAGRGPVLGPMVYGICFCPIKKKDDLKALKVADSKTLTEAERENLFSKIDEAKDFVGWALQILSPNTISNSMLQRVKYNLNALSHDAAIGLVQYALDCGVQLKEVFVDTVGPAEKYQEKLSQLFPGVEVTVRPKADSLFPIVSAASICAKVARDHAVKSWQFREDLADVDTDYGSGYPNDPKTKSWLQKHLDPVFGYPQFVRFSWSTVQTLLDSKAVPVHWDDEEEDGEKAATKQSCASMLSYFGRSKSSGRTPHRFFAERKLETLESL; this comes from the exons ATGGACCTCGGTGACTTTGAGGCGGACAACTCAGTCAGCTGCCGCCTGGCCTCAGCGGTGCCAGATATCTGCAAAACGGAAGACTGTTGCCTGGGTATTGATGAGGCAGGTCGAGGACCCGTACTTG GACCCATGGTTTATGGTATATGTTTCTGCCCAATCAAAAAGAAGGACGATTTGAAGGCTTTGAAAGTGGCAG ATTCTAAAACTTTAACGGAGGCCGAGCGGGAAAACCTGTTCAGTAAAATTGACGAGGCAAAAGACTTTGTGGGCTGGGCACTGCAGATCCTGTCACCCAACACCATCTCTAACAGCATGCTGCAGAG GGTGAAGTACAACCTGAACGCACTCTCTCACGACGCCGCCATTGGTCTGGTGCAGTACGCTTTGGACTGCGGCGTGCAGCTCAAAGAG GTGTTCGTCGACACCGTGGGGCCGGCGGAGAAGTACCAGGAGAAGCTGTCGCAGCTCTTCCCTGGCGTGGAGGTGACGGTGCGCCCCAAAGCGGACTCCCTCTTTCCCATCGTCAGCGCGGCCAGCATCTGTGCCAAG GTGGCGAGGGACCACGCTGTGAAGTCCTGGCAATTTAGGGAGGACCTGGCAGACGTGGACACGGATTACGGTTCGGGGTACCCCAACG ATCCAAAGACGAAGAGCTGGCTGCAGAAGCACCTGGACCCCGTGTTCGGGTACCCGCAGTTCGTGAGGTTCAGCTGGAGCACAGTGCAGACGCTGCTGGACAGTAAGGCCGTGCCTGTGCACTG GGACGACGAGGAGGAGGACGGCGAGAAGGCCGCCACCAAGCAGAGCTGCGCCTCCATGCTGTCCTACTTCGGCCGCAGCAAGTCCTCTGGCCGGACGCCCCACCGCTTCTTCGCCGAGAGGAAGCTGGAGACTCTGGAGTCGCTGTGA